A genomic window from Pseudomonas alcaligenes includes:
- a CDS encoding formylglycine-generating enzyme family protein, which translates to MLRPACFSFLVLVLSGCDAHSQDLPPSKHLSPERIHGVAAKIEQRYPESSAAEREAVLRTILRALDEMVFVEGGEFEMGDFGWPCDRPLGDACEWPCGVPREQLCRITVNAEDDGLHLVRLTSYYLSSYQTRLGDFDLFQQLNGRPIMFAEDRDEEALKDWFQADKPAPTKDWQQAKDYCNWLGDLSGLPIDLPTEAQWEFAARNRGQHVVYPTDNGRLDFGRNYPPRQEEWEDGTYPVGSFPPNPLGLYDMAGNATDWVADYDPGYDDGVVRENPRGDVTGTYRIKRGKGTDEHPWILANTVVRWPEPAVQENYSLQAGFRCSVQTDQPLK; encoded by the coding sequence ATGCTACGCCCTGCCTGCTTTTCTTTTTTGGTGCTCGTGCTGAGCGGCTGTGACGCACACTCCCAAGACCTTCCCCCTAGCAAGCATCTGAGCCCGGAACGGATACACGGAGTTGCTGCCAAGATCGAACAACGCTACCCCGAGTCATCGGCTGCAGAGCGTGAGGCTGTGTTGCGCACGATCCTGCGCGCGTTGGATGAGATGGTCTTCGTCGAGGGCGGCGAGTTCGAGATGGGCGACTTCGGTTGGCCATGCGACAGGCCCCTGGGCGATGCCTGCGAGTGGCCCTGCGGTGTGCCGCGCGAGCAGTTGTGCCGTATCACCGTGAATGCCGAGGATGACGGCCTGCACCTCGTGCGCCTCACCAGCTATTACCTGTCGAGCTACCAGACTCGCTTGGGCGATTTCGATCTGTTTCAGCAGCTCAACGGCCGGCCGATCATGTTTGCCGAAGATCGTGACGAAGAGGCGTTGAAAGACTGGTTCCAGGCGGACAAACCCGCGCCGACCAAGGACTGGCAACAGGCCAAAGACTATTGCAATTGGCTGGGGGATCTCAGCGGCCTGCCAATCGACCTGCCGACGGAAGCACAGTGGGAGTTCGCGGCGCGTAACCGCGGCCAGCATGTGGTCTATCCCACGGACAATGGGCGCCTGGACTTTGGTCGCAACTATCCTCCGCGGCAGGAAGAGTGGGAGGACGGCACCTATCCCGTGGGCAGCTTCCCGCCTAACCCTCTGGGACTCTATGACATGGCCGGCAATGCCACGGACTGGGTTGCCGATTACGACCCTGGTTACGACGATGGAGTAGTTCGCGAGAACCCCAGGGGAGATGTGACTGGTACCTACCGGATCAAGCGTGGCAAGGGCACCGATGAGCATCCCTGGATTCTGGCGAATACCGTTGTGCGGTGGCCGGAGCCGGCCGTGCAGGAGAACTACTCGCTGCAAGCCGGTTTCCGTTGTTCGGTCCAGACTGATCAGCCCCTCAAATAA
- a CDS encoding HD-GYP domain-containing protein yields the protein MPAATLYITPDQLCVGLYVHLDLSWWEHNFAFSSFKIKDAAQLQALRALGLKQLRYEPARSDCAPLPLAPLDTEPAAPESPPPSPEELARQARAAKLGALRKRLAEVDRTFVQASQRVKSLNQALRNQPEDALKLAGEIVRELVEALLGEDGAALHSINGKAADDAYFHPLNVTVLSVMLGRQLGYDGEACHSLGLGALLHDMGKLEVPSKVLLKTEPLTRPEQQLLQLHVDFGVRRGHELMLDDEVLRIIQEHHEYCDGSGYPKGLREAAIGRLSRVVSIANAFDNLCNPPDPRAALSPHEALALLFKQQRERFDEVALKAFIRGMGVYPPGSLVQLEDERYALVLAMHPSLPLRPTLILYEPSIPKAEALIVNLEQEPGLAIARSLRPAQLPAEALEYLNPRQQLTYYVDPRQRGK from the coding sequence ATGCCCGCAGCCACCCTCTACATCACGCCCGACCAGCTGTGCGTGGGCCTGTATGTCCACCTCGACCTGAGCTGGTGGGAGCACAACTTCGCCTTCAGCAGCTTCAAGATCAAGGACGCCGCGCAACTCCAGGCCCTGCGCGCGCTGGGTCTCAAGCAGCTGCGCTACGAGCCGGCGCGCAGCGACTGCGCGCCGCTGCCCCTGGCACCGCTAGACACGGAGCCCGCCGCCCCCGAGTCGCCGCCGCCCAGCCCCGAGGAGCTGGCGCGCCAGGCCCGCGCCGCCAAGCTCGGCGCCCTGCGCAAGCGCCTGGCCGAGGTCGACCGCACGTTCGTCCAGGCCAGCCAGCGGGTGAAATCGCTCAACCAGGCCCTGCGCAACCAGCCGGAAGACGCCCTCAAGCTGGCCGGCGAGATAGTCCGCGAGCTGGTCGAGGCACTGCTCGGCGAGGACGGCGCGGCGCTGCACAGCATCAACGGCAAGGCCGCCGACGACGCCTATTTCCACCCGCTCAACGTCACCGTGCTGTCGGTGATGCTCGGCCGCCAGCTCGGCTACGACGGCGAGGCCTGCCACAGCCTGGGCCTCGGCGCGCTGCTGCACGACATGGGCAAGCTGGAGGTGCCGAGCAAGGTACTGCTCAAGACCGAGCCGCTGACCCGCCCCGAGCAGCAGCTGCTGCAGCTGCACGTGGACTTCGGCGTGCGCCGCGGCCACGAGCTGATGCTCGACGACGAGGTGCTGCGGATCATCCAGGAGCACCACGAGTACTGCGACGGCAGCGGCTACCCCAAGGGCCTGCGCGAGGCGGCCATCGGCCGCCTGAGCCGGGTGGTGAGTATCGCCAACGCCTTCGACAACCTGTGCAACCCGCCCGACCCGCGCGCGGCCCTGAGCCCGCACGAGGCCCTGGCGCTGCTGTTCAAGCAGCAGCGCGAACGCTTCGACGAGGTGGCGCTGAAAGCCTTCATCCGCGGCATGGGCGTGTACCCGCCGGGCAGCCTGGTGCAACTGGAGGACGAGCGCTACGCCTTGGTGCTGGCCATGCACCCGAGCCTGCCGCTGCGGCCCACGCTGATCCTCTACGAGCCGAGCATCCCCAAGGCCGAGGCGCTGATCGTCAACCTGGAACAGGAACCCGGGCTGGCCATCGCCCGCAGCCTGCGCCCGGCGCAACTGCCGGCGGAGGCCCTGGAATACCTCAATCCGCGCCAGCAACTGACCTATTACGTCGACCCGCGCCAGCGCGGAAAATAA
- a CDS encoding Hcp family type VI secretion system effector has protein sequence MPTPAYLSLEGTKQGLITAGTFTEDSVGNIFQEGHEDQILVQAFSHQVIIPRDPQSGQPTGQRVHKPLMITKVFDKASPLIFNSLTSGERLSKCRLEWYRTSSTGTQEHYFTIELEDAVIVDVQSRMPNCQDPNMAHFTHLEDVYFTYRKIIWTHEVSGTSGSDDWRSPISA, from the coding sequence ATGCCAACACCCGCGTACCTGTCCCTCGAAGGCACCAAGCAAGGCCTGATCACCGCCGGCACCTTCACCGAGGACTCGGTCGGCAACATCTTCCAGGAAGGCCACGAGGACCAGATCCTGGTGCAGGCTTTCAGCCACCAGGTGATCATCCCGCGCGACCCGCAGTCCGGTCAGCCGACCGGCCAGCGCGTGCACAAGCCGCTGATGATCACCAAGGTGTTCGACAAGGCCTCGCCGCTGATCTTCAACTCGCTGACCTCCGGTGAGCGCCTGTCCAAGTGCCGCCTGGAGTGGTACCGCACCTCCTCCACCGGCACCCAGGAGCACTACTTCACCATCGAACTGGAAGACGCCGTGATCGTCGACGTGCAGTCGCGCATGCCCAACTGCCAGGACCCGAACATGGCCCACTTCACCCACCTGGAAGACGTCTACTTCACCTACCGCAAGATCATCTGGACCCACGAAGTGTCCGGCACTTCCGGCTCCGACGACTGGCGTTCGCCGATCTCCGCCTAA
- a CDS encoding acyl-CoA dehydrogenase: MSESLLSSRNLAFELYEVLDAEALTQRERFAEHNRETFDAAIATARGIAEELFAPHNRKNDEHEPQYVDGAAVLIPEVEPALRAFHDAGFLNATRDFEHGGMQLPNLLSQACFAHFQAANIATSSYSMLTMGVANLIEAFGNDEQKARYLQPIIDGRFFGTMCLTEPHAGSSLSDIRTRAEPHADGSYRIKGNKIFISGGDQPISENIVHMVLAKLPDAPPGVKGISLFLVPKFHVKDDGSLGARNDVTLAGLFHKMGWRGTTSTALNFGDNGECVGYLVGKPHHGLSYMFQMMNEARIGVGMGAIMLGYAGYLYSLDYARNRPQGRHADGKDPTSPQISIVEHADVRRMLLTQKAYVEGAFDLGLYAARLFDDTQTLATEEERRKALELLDLLTPIVKSWPSEFCLKANELAIQILGGHGYTREYPVEQYYRDNRLNPIHEGTHGIQSLDLLGRKVSMNGGAALKQLMALIQATCQRASQFDSLDCLRQPLEQLVQRLGGVTLALLGDLLAGKVNQGLANSALYLKAFGHAVIGWRWLEQAIRAEEGLANGNPADADFYRGKLQAARYFLTWEVPSRQHELNILEARDDTCLGMQDSWF, from the coding sequence ATGTCCGAGTCCCTGCTCAGTTCCCGCAACCTGGCCTTCGAGCTCTACGAAGTGCTCGACGCCGAAGCCCTGACCCAGCGCGAGCGCTTCGCCGAGCACAACCGCGAGACCTTCGACGCGGCCATCGCCACCGCCCGCGGCATCGCCGAGGAGCTGTTCGCCCCGCACAACCGCAAGAACGACGAGCACGAGCCACAGTACGTGGACGGCGCCGCGGTGCTGATCCCGGAAGTCGAGCCGGCCCTGCGCGCCTTCCACGACGCCGGCTTCCTCAACGCCACGCGCGACTTCGAGCACGGCGGCATGCAGCTGCCCAACCTGCTGTCGCAGGCCTGCTTCGCCCACTTCCAGGCGGCCAACATCGCCACCAGCTCCTACTCGATGCTGACCATGGGCGTAGCCAACCTGATCGAAGCCTTCGGCAATGACGAGCAGAAGGCCCGCTACCTGCAGCCGATCATTGACGGCCGCTTCTTCGGCACCATGTGCCTGACCGAGCCGCATGCCGGCTCCTCGCTGTCGGACATCAGAACCCGCGCCGAGCCGCACGCCGACGGCAGCTACCGGATCAAGGGCAACAAGATCTTCATCTCCGGCGGCGACCAGCCGATCTCCGAGAACATCGTGCACATGGTGCTGGCCAAGCTGCCGGACGCCCCGCCCGGGGTGAAGGGCATCAGCCTGTTCCTGGTGCCCAAGTTCCATGTCAAAGACGACGGCAGCCTGGGCGCGCGCAACGACGTGACCCTGGCCGGCCTGTTCCACAAGATGGGCTGGCGCGGCACCACCTCCACCGCGCTCAACTTCGGCGACAACGGCGAGTGCGTCGGCTACCTGGTGGGCAAGCCGCACCACGGCCTGTCCTACATGTTCCAGATGATGAACGAGGCACGCATCGGCGTCGGCATGGGCGCCATCATGCTCGGCTATGCCGGCTACCTGTACTCGCTGGACTACGCGCGCAACCGCCCGCAGGGCCGCCACGCCGACGGCAAGGACCCAACCAGCCCGCAGATTTCCATCGTCGAGCACGCCGACGTGCGCCGCATGCTGCTGACCCAGAAGGCCTACGTCGAGGGCGCCTTCGACCTCGGCCTGTACGCCGCGCGGCTGTTCGACGACACCCAGACCCTGGCCACCGAAGAGGAGCGTAGGAAGGCCCTGGAGCTGCTCGACCTGCTCACCCCGATCGTCAAATCCTGGCCCTCGGAGTTCTGCCTGAAGGCCAACGAGCTGGCGATCCAGATCCTCGGCGGCCACGGCTACACCCGCGAATACCCGGTGGAGCAGTACTACCGCGACAACCGCCTCAACCCCATCCACGAAGGCACCCACGGCATCCAGTCGCTCGACCTGCTCGGGCGCAAGGTGTCGATGAACGGCGGCGCCGCGCTCAAGCAGCTGATGGCGCTGATCCAGGCCACCTGCCAGCGCGCCAGCCAGTTCGATTCGCTGGACTGCCTGCGCCAGCCGCTGGAGCAACTGGTGCAACGCCTCGGCGGCGTGACCCTGGCCCTGCTCGGCGACCTGCTGGCCGGCAAGGTCAACCAGGGCCTAGCCAACTCCGCGCTGTACCTCAAGGCCTTCGGCCACGCGGTGATCGGCTGGCGCTGGCTGGAGCAGGCGATCCGCGCCGAGGAAGGCCTGGCGAACGGCAACCCGGCCGACGCCGACTTCTATAGAGGCAAGCTGCAGGCCGCGCGCTACTTCCTGACCTGGGAAGTGCCGAGCCGCCAGCACGAGCTGAACATCCTCGAGGCGCGCGACGACACCTGCCTGGGCATGCAGGACTCCTGGTTCTGA
- a CDS encoding methyl-accepting chemotaxis protein, with product MHNPRFSDLHDIPPRAFSPTALALQVSPWLLVGLGAWGGLPLWICLFCGVCLSLGLLPALATATHWRALMQPRSSANPPAAWIAPLAADLAAQHEQRLALLARLRQQLAVQADTQQQQRQALREQLEQQVHGAQQYLPPATAGSNDAEASQALAGLTADLRQSREQAGALAERMLAITQQGETILRATDDMDAIAKQTNLLALNAAIEAARAGDSGRGFAVVADEVRALSSRSTDFSQAIRSTLAGMLEALQDTATQAGQLARCDRQDEEEASRQIAAQLASLAEQQAAARAGAEQLYGLLQVLAQQATALAPAADEKNGVLQQLDEQERRLAELAGQLQQQAADAVQPEGR from the coding sequence ATGCACAACCCGCGCTTCTCCGACCTCCACGACATACCACCCAGGGCCTTCAGCCCCACCGCCCTGGCGCTGCAGGTGTCGCCCTGGCTGCTGGTCGGCCTCGGCGCTTGGGGCGGCCTGCCGCTGTGGATCTGCCTGTTCTGCGGTGTCTGCCTGAGCCTCGGCCTGCTGCCCGCCCTGGCCACCGCCACCCACTGGCGCGCGCTGATGCAACCGCGCAGCAGCGCCAACCCGCCGGCCGCCTGGATCGCCCCGCTGGCCGCCGACCTCGCCGCCCAGCACGAGCAGCGCCTCGCCCTGCTCGCCCGCCTGCGCCAGCAACTGGCGGTGCAGGCCGACACCCAGCAACAGCAGCGGCAGGCCCTGCGCGAACAGCTCGAACAGCAGGTCCACGGCGCCCAGCAGTATCTGCCGCCAGCCACCGCAGGCAGCAATGACGCAGAGGCAAGCCAGGCCCTTGCCGGCCTGACCGCCGACCTGCGCCAGAGCCGCGAGCAGGCCGGCGCGCTGGCCGAGCGGATGCTCGCCATCACCCAGCAGGGCGAAACCATCCTGCGCGCCACCGACGACATGGACGCCATCGCCAAGCAGACCAACCTGCTGGCCCTGAATGCCGCCATCGAGGCGGCGCGGGCTGGCGACAGCGGGCGCGGATTCGCCGTGGTCGCCGACGAGGTACGCGCCCTTTCCAGCCGCTCCACCGACTTCTCCCAGGCCATCCGCAGCACGCTGGCCGGCATGCTCGAGGCCCTGCAAGACACGGCGACGCAGGCCGGGCAACTGGCCCGGTGTGACCGGCAGGACGAGGAGGAGGCCAGCCGGCAGATCGCCGCCCAGCTGGCGAGCCTCGCCGAGCAACAGGCCGCGGCCCGGGCGGGCGCCGAGCAGCTGTACGGACTGCTGCAGGTACTGGCGCAGCAGGCCACCGCCCTCGCCCCGGCGGCGGACGAGAAGAACGGCGTGCTACAGCAGCTGGACGAACAGGAGCGGCGCCTGGCCGAGCTGGCCGGGCAGCTGCAGCAGCAGGCCGCCGACGCCGTGCAGCCCGAGGGCCGCTAG
- a CDS encoding MFS transporter: MSSEPRPSNTALILLASLYCAQGLPSGLVAHSLPVLLRQNGVDLALIGLLKLLALPWLLKVLWAPWIDRIGSRRLGHHRGWILPLQGMVILCLAGLALIAPQALFGSAFWLLLGTLLLINLAAASQDVATDGLAVRLLPERWRGLGNSLQVGGYKVGMLASGSGLLLVIGALGWNLSIGLLALALVVLTLPILLFPEKRLLPQHVEQAEPAGPGLLWRHYRGLLAQPGMLAWLAVVLTFKLGDALGSPMIKPMLVDQGWDTSALGQLTLISSLAGIGGALLGGLLYARIGALRSLLTFGALQALGIASMALLVGRGGDAVLVYAVSLFEQAADGMSTVALFAVMMRMCRPEHEGADFTLQASAQILLAGVIGACSGVLAKWVGYQVLFALAGVLGAIILMLPWRFLRHGWGQAQA, encoded by the coding sequence ATGTCCTCTGAGCCGCGTCCCAGCAACACTGCCCTGATACTCCTGGCGTCCCTCTATTGCGCCCAGGGCCTGCCTTCCGGCCTGGTGGCCCATTCGCTGCCAGTGCTGCTGCGGCAGAACGGTGTCGACCTGGCACTGATCGGCTTGCTCAAGCTGCTGGCGCTGCCCTGGCTGCTCAAGGTGCTGTGGGCGCCCTGGATCGACCGCATCGGCTCGCGCCGCCTGGGCCACCACCGTGGCTGGATACTGCCGCTGCAGGGCATGGTGATCCTCTGCCTGGCCGGCCTGGCCCTGATCGCCCCGCAGGCGCTGTTCGGCTCGGCCTTCTGGCTGCTGCTGGGCACGCTGCTGCTGATCAACCTGGCCGCCGCCAGCCAGGATGTGGCCACCGACGGCCTGGCCGTGCGCCTGCTGCCGGAGCGCTGGCGCGGCCTGGGCAACAGCCTGCAGGTGGGCGGCTACAAGGTCGGCATGCTGGCCAGTGGCAGCGGCCTGCTGCTTGTGATTGGCGCGCTGGGCTGGAACCTGTCCATCGGCCTTTTGGCTCTCGCGTTGGTAGTGCTGACCCTGCCGATTCTGCTTTTTCCGGAAAAGCGCCTGCTGCCGCAGCATGTCGAGCAGGCCGAGCCCGCCGGCCCCGGCCTGCTCTGGCGCCACTACAGGGGGCTTCTGGCGCAGCCCGGCATGCTCGCCTGGCTGGCGGTGGTGCTGACCTTCAAGCTCGGCGACGCCCTCGGCTCGCCGATGATCAAGCCGATGCTGGTGGACCAGGGCTGGGACACCAGCGCCCTCGGTCAACTGACCCTGATCAGCAGCCTGGCCGGTATCGGCGGTGCACTGCTCGGTGGTCTGCTCTACGCGAGGATCGGCGCCCTGCGCTCGCTGCTGACTTTCGGTGCCCTGCAGGCGCTGGGTATCGCCAGCATGGCCCTGCTGGTCGGCCGCGGCGGCGATGCCGTGCTGGTCTATGCAGTGTCGCTGTTCGAGCAGGCCGCTGACGGCATGTCCACCGTCGCCCTGTTCGCGGTGATGATGCGCATGTGTCGCCCGGAGCATGAAGGCGCGGATTTCACCCTGCAGGCCAGTGCGCAGATTCTTTTGGCGGGCGTGATCGGGGCGTGTAGCGGAGTACTGGCCAAATGGGTGGGGTACCAGGTGCTATTCGCTTTGGCTGGGGTACTGGGAGCCATTATTCTGATGCTGCCTTGGCGTTTCCTGCGACATGGATGGGGGCAAGCTCAGGCTTGA
- a CDS encoding DUF805 domain-containing protein: protein MARMEPTLGMIDIDVYSPPAASLQDEPARAPRAPRLFDFSGRLSLSRYWLLHLVFCCYISWGLLLVLFLGLRHNLYALVGAGLAVMIPSALVQASLLMRRARDVGMHPGWGLAALLVPLLGHLLWLYLGLMPGSRGANRFGAANPPLARGYLLLIPLLLVSLPGAVCWVWLSHPEWLVPLAPYF from the coding sequence ATGGCCAGGATGGAACCCACCCTCGGAATGATCGATATCGATGTCTACAGCCCGCCTGCCGCCTCTCTTCAGGATGAGCCTGCACGCGCGCCTAGGGCCCCTCGGCTGTTCGATTTCTCCGGGCGCCTGTCTCTTTCGCGCTACTGGCTGCTGCATCTGGTGTTCTGTTGCTACATCTCCTGGGGGCTGCTGTTGGTGCTCTTCCTGGGGCTGCGGCATAACCTTTATGCCCTGGTGGGTGCCGGCCTGGCAGTTATGATTCCCAGTGCGCTGGTCCAGGCCAGCCTGTTGATGCGCCGCGCTCGTGATGTCGGAATGCACCCGGGGTGGGGCCTGGCGGCGCTGCTGGTGCCTTTGCTCGGGCACCTGCTCTGGCTGTATCTGGGGCTGATGCCTGGCAGCAGGGGGGCGAACCGTTTCGGCGCAGCCAATCCGCCCCTGGCGCGAGGCTACCTCCTGCTGATCCCGCTGCTGCTCGTTTCTCTGCCGGGGGCGGTGTGCTGGGTTTGGCTCAGCCATCCCGAATGGCTGGTGCCGCTCGCTCCCTACTTCTGA
- a CDS encoding 23S rRNA (adenine(2030)-N(6))-methyltransferase RlmJ — protein sequence MNYRHAFHAGNHADVLKHLVISRIIALLSRKEAPLAYLDSHAGVGLYDLQGDQATRTGEWLEGIGRLWDAPDLPESTADYFGVLHDLNPDGALRYYPGSPELARQLTREQDRVLLNEKHPEDGRLLKDNMKGDHRVAVHLGEGWRVPRALLPVAEKRALLLIDPPFEKADELERCVTALDEAIGRMRQTVVAIWYPIKDERQLRRFYQALGKSSAPKLLRAELFVHPADDASRLAGSGLAIANAPWGLEDELKQLLPWLAGKLAQSQGDFRLDWLIAE from the coding sequence ATGAACTACCGCCACGCCTTCCATGCCGGCAACCATGCCGACGTGCTCAAGCACCTCGTCATCAGCCGCATCATCGCCCTGCTGTCGCGCAAGGAGGCGCCGCTTGCCTACCTCGACAGCCATGCCGGCGTCGGCCTGTATGACCTGCAGGGCGACCAGGCGACCCGTACCGGCGAGTGGCTGGAAGGCATCGGCCGCCTGTGGGATGCGCCGGACCTGCCCGAATCCACTGCCGACTACTTCGGCGTGCTGCACGACCTCAACCCGGACGGTGCGCTGCGCTACTACCCCGGCTCGCCCGAACTGGCGCGCCAGCTGACCCGCGAGCAGGACCGCGTATTGCTCAACGAGAAGCACCCGGAAGACGGCAGGCTGCTCAAGGACAACATGAAAGGCGACCATCGCGTGGCCGTGCACCTGGGCGAGGGCTGGCGCGTGCCGCGCGCCCTGCTGCCGGTGGCGGAGAAGCGCGCACTGCTGCTGATCGACCCGCCGTTCGAGAAGGCCGACGAGCTGGAGCGTTGCGTCACTGCGCTGGACGAGGCCATCGGCCGCATGCGCCAGACGGTGGTGGCGATCTGGTACCCGATCAAGGACGAGCGCCAGCTCAGGCGTTTCTACCAGGCGTTGGGCAAATCCAGCGCGCCCAAGCTGCTGCGCGCCGAGCTGTTCGTCCACCCGGCGGACGACGCCAGCCGCCTGGCCGGTTCCGGCCTGGCCATCGCCAACGCGCCCTGGGGCCTGGAAGACGAACTCAAGCAGCTGTTGCCCTGGCTGGCCGGCAAGCTGGCGCAGAGCCAGGGCGATTTCCGCCTGGACTGGCTGATCGCCGAGTAA
- a CDS encoding type VI secretion system tip protein VgrG translates to MFAPANQTHFSLHLPGAPHDLQVLEFTGFEALSQPFVFEVTLVSQRPDLDLEALLGQPAFLALNADGSGIHAQVYACAQGDSGQRLTRYHLTLRPQLAWLGHRINQRIFQHLTVPQIVAQVLSEHGILEGSGQRFQLGATYPARDYCVQYDESDLHFIQRLCEEEGIHYHFQHSPEGHVLVFGDDQTGFAKLPTTAYQQDSGLVADDPVIKRFALRLATRTSRVTRRDYDFEKPRLQLEAAHKGEAKPDLEDYDYPGRFTERARGKHLSQRALERHRADQQLAEGESDQPLLRTGHFLDLSAHPRADWNQLWLLNEIHHEGKQPQVLEESITSFGAGPLPYPIHGRGTGGEGASANSGDFHQGYRNRFSATPWDQPWRPPLAHPKPRILGSQSAVVTGPKGEEIHCDSYGRVKVQFHWDREGQADDTTSCWLRVSSSWAGDRYGGIAIPRIGMEVLVTFLEGDPDQPLVTGCLYHKEHVAPYDLPANKTRTVFKTLSSPGGGGYNELRIEDRKGQEQIYIHAQKDWDENVEHDQKIRIGHERHDTVEANSYTELKAEEHRTTHKDRKTEVRANDHLTVATTQHVKLGTGQFVEAGNEIHLSSGLKVVLEAGSELTFKAAGSFIKLDASGVTLVGPQIKVNSGGGPGNGTGAAPVLPHLPKPADTAPVGEKTDTANPNLPLPSRDAGARGPQQLIVDVWGDPEQGGQVELLEPEDDA, encoded by the coding sequence ATGTTCGCCCCCGCCAACCAGACGCATTTCAGCCTGCACCTGCCCGGCGCCCCACACGACCTGCAGGTGCTCGAATTCACCGGCTTTGAGGCGCTCAGCCAGCCCTTCGTGTTCGAGGTCACCCTGGTCAGCCAGCGCCCGGACCTGGACCTCGAAGCCCTGCTCGGCCAGCCGGCCTTCCTGGCTCTGAATGCCGACGGCAGCGGCATCCACGCCCAGGTGTACGCCTGCGCCCAGGGCGACTCCGGCCAGCGCCTGACCCGCTACCACCTGACCCTGCGTCCGCAGCTGGCCTGGCTCGGTCACCGCATCAACCAGCGCATCTTCCAGCACCTGACGGTGCCGCAGATCGTTGCCCAGGTGCTGAGCGAGCACGGCATCCTCGAAGGCTCCGGCCAGCGTTTCCAGCTAGGCGCCACCTATCCGGCCCGCGACTACTGCGTGCAGTACGACGAGAGTGACCTGCACTTCATCCAGCGCCTGTGCGAGGAAGAAGGCATCCATTACCACTTCCAGCACTCACCCGAAGGCCATGTGCTGGTGTTCGGCGACGACCAGACCGGTTTCGCCAAGCTGCCGACCACCGCCTACCAGCAGGACTCCGGCCTGGTGGCCGACGACCCAGTGATCAAGCGCTTCGCCCTGCGCCTGGCCACCCGCACCAGCCGCGTGACCCGTCGCGACTACGACTTCGAGAAGCCGCGCCTGCAGCTCGAAGCGGCGCACAAGGGCGAGGCCAAGCCGGACCTGGAGGACTACGACTACCCCGGCCGCTTCACCGAGCGCGCCCGCGGCAAGCACCTCTCCCAACGGGCCCTGGAGCGCCACCGCGCCGACCAGCAGCTGGCCGAGGGCGAAAGCGACCAGCCGCTGCTGCGCACCGGCCACTTCCTCGACCTCTCCGCCCACCCACGTGCGGACTGGAACCAGCTGTGGCTACTCAACGAGATCCACCACGAAGGCAAGCAGCCGCAGGTGCTGGAAGAGTCCATCACCAGCTTCGGCGCCGGCCCTCTCCCCTATCCCATTCATGGGAGAGGGACCGGGGGAGAGGGTGCATCCGCCAACTCAGGTGATTTCCATCAGGGCTACCGCAACCGCTTCAGCGCCACCCCCTGGGACCAGCCCTGGCGCCCGCCGCTGGCCCATCCCAAGCCGCGCATCCTCGGCAGCCAGAGCGCCGTGGTCACCGGGCCCAAGGGTGAAGAAATCCACTGCGACTCGTACGGCCGGGTCAAAGTGCAGTTCCACTGGGACCGCGAGGGCCAGGCCGACGACACCACCAGCTGCTGGCTGCGGGTGAGTTCGAGCTGGGCCGGCGACCGCTACGGCGGCATCGCCATTCCGCGCATCGGCATGGAGGTGCTGGTCACCTTCCTCGAAGGCGACCCCGACCAGCCGCTGGTCACCGGCTGCCTTTACCACAAGGAACACGTGGCTCCCTACGACCTGCCGGCGAACAAGACCAGGACCGTGTTCAAGACCCTCAGCTCACCCGGCGGCGGTGGCTACAACGAGCTGCGCATCGAAGACCGCAAGGGCCAGGAGCAGATCTACATCCATGCCCAGAAGGACTGGGACGAGAACGTCGAGCACGACCAGAAGATCCGCATCGGCCACGAGCGCCACGATACGGTGGAGGCCAACAGCTACACCGAGCTGAAAGCCGAGGAGCACCGCACCACCCACAAGGACCGCAAGACCGAGGTCCGTGCCAACGACCACCTGACCGTCGCGACCACTCAGCACGTCAAACTGGGCACGGGACAGTTCGTCGAGGCGGGCAACGAGATCCACCTGTCCAGCGGCCTCAAGGTCGTCCTCGAAGCCGGCAGTGAGCTCACCTTCAAGGCCGCCGGCAGCTTCATCAAGCTCGACGCCAGCGGCGTCACCCTGGTCGGCCCGCAGATCAAGGTCAACTCGGGCGGCGGGCCGGGCAACGGCACCGGAGCAGCGCCCGTACTGCCCCACTTACCCAAACCAGCAGATACCGCGCCAGTTGGTGAGAAAACCGATACCGCCAACCCAAACCTGCCTCTTCCATCAAGGGATGCTGGAGCCAGGGGGCCACAACAATTGATCGTGGATGTGTGGGGCGACCCGGAGCAAGGCGGGCAAGTTGAACTGCTCGAGCCGGAGGATGACGCATGA